In Zunongwangia profunda SM-A87, the following proteins share a genomic window:
- a CDS encoding isoprenyl transferase gives MNFKENLNLTKLPSHIAVIMDGNGRWAKKQGFLRAVGHNEGVKSVRDIVEGGAQIGIKFLTLYAFSTENWNRPKLEVDTLMKILVSSLKKEIKTLQDNNIKLTAIGNIDNLPKKAKRELLDVIEKTKHNAKMTLILALSYGSREEITSAVKALANKVKEGTLEPDKINDSLISESLYTKDIPDVDLMIRTSGEQRISNFLLWQMAYAELYFTSILWPDFRKDNLYEAIYNYQNRERRFGKTSEQLS, from the coding sequence ATGAATTTTAAAGAAAATCTCAACTTAACAAAATTACCCTCGCATATTGCCGTTATAATGGACGGCAACGGCCGTTGGGCAAAAAAACAAGGCTTTTTAAGAGCTGTTGGCCATAATGAAGGAGTAAAATCTGTAAGAGATATTGTAGAAGGTGGCGCCCAGATTGGAATAAAATTTTTAACCTTATATGCTTTTTCTACTGAAAATTGGAATCGCCCCAAACTGGAAGTTGATACATTAATGAAGATTTTGGTGTCTTCCTTGAAGAAGGAAATCAAGACGCTTCAGGACAACAACATTAAACTAACCGCAATAGGCAATATTGATAATCTGCCTAAAAAAGCAAAAAGGGAACTTTTAGACGTTATTGAAAAGACAAAACATAACGCTAAAATGACTTTAATTTTGGCTTTAAGCTATGGTTCCAGAGAAGAAATAACCTCTGCAGTCAAAGCTTTAGCCAATAAAGTAAAAGAAGGAACGTTAGAACCAGATAAAATAAATGATTCTTTAATATCTGAAAGTCTATATACCAAAGATATTCCCGACGTCGACTTGATGATTAGAACAAGTGGCGAGCAAAGGATCAGCAACTTTTTGCTTTGGCAAATGGCTTATGCCGAGTTGTATTTTACAAGTATTTTATGGCCAGACTTTAGAAAAGATAATCTTTATGAAGCCATTTACAATTATCAAAACAGAGAACGAAGATTTGGAAAAACAAGTGAGCAACTTAGTTAG